In one Rhopalosiphum padi isolate XX-2018 chromosome 3, ASM2088224v1, whole genome shotgun sequence genomic region, the following are encoded:
- the LOC132926406 gene encoding molybdate-anion transporter-like has product MDVMFLIVIIVLLTVAVVLFAVSKKYVVEKLKQETNTDFQKLQRRYLIVYCLACFADWLQGPYVYKLYKQYGYNEGEIAVLFITGTISNSLFGTITGALADIYGRKILCISYGILYSGCCVTKMFGNFQLLLVGRMLGGISTSILYSAFDSWYINEHVNYYKLPEEWLNNTFAKATFFNATLAILAGLLSLFLVSVLEFGPVAPFVTAIPFLITSSIYVMSVINEHYVRNTKSASASVKKAIILWMTNKNIFTLSVVQSLYEGVMYLFIFIWTPTFDVLKDSKPPLGLVFSSFMLALMIGSKIYSILLGNSFLDSKKQLQLATFVATFSFLMCSLAISNKFFDYSGQQKYYKVMTCYFFFLLFEISIGIYFPSMTYLKSQVIPEKIRVTISNVIKIPSNVFICLALLWIYFKEPNENNITNIQEDQEPNVDFILTIFVVCFIATLITFIFSKIFSKFHSETYKDIIKRHEIEV; this is encoded by the coding sequence ATGGACGTCATGTTCCTCATCGTCATAATCGTATTGCTGACGGTCGCAGTGGTACTGTTTGCCGTTTCCAAAAAGTATGTGGTGGAGAAGCTGAAACAAGAAACAAACACGGACTTCCAGAAACTCCAGAGGCGTTACTTGATCGTGTACTGTTTGGCGTGTTTTGCCGATTGGCTTCAAGGCCCGTACGTCTATAAATTGTACAAGCAGTACGGTTATAATGAAGGAGAAATAGCCGTCCTTTTCATTACCGGCACGATATCCAACAGTCTATTTGGCACAATTACAGGAGCGTTGGCTGATATTTACGGCCGTAAAATACTTTGCATTTCTTACGGTATATTGTATTCAGGATGTTGTGTGACAAAAATGTTTGGCAACTTTCAATTATTGCTGGTCGGACGTATGTTGGGAGGTATAAGCACGTCTATTCTGTATTCGGCGTTTGACTCGTGGTACATCAACGAGCAtgtcaattattacaaattgccAGAAGAGTGGTTGAATAATACGTTTGCCAAAGCAACTTTTTTTAATGCTACACTTGCCATACTAGCTGGACTGTTGTCATTATTCTTGGTTAGTGTGTTAGAATTTGGACCTGTTGCGCCTTTTGTAACGGCCATTCCATTTCTAATAACTTCTAGCATATATGTTATGTCTGTGATAAATGAACACTATGTTCGCAACACAAAATCGGCTTCAGCGTCAGTAAAGAAAGCTATTATTCTGTGgatgacaaataaaaatatttttaccctcAGCGTTGTTCAGTCCTTATACGAAGGTGTCATGtacttattcatatttatttggaCCCCTACGTTTGATGTGTTAAAAGACTCAAAACCCCCATTGGGGCTAGTATTTTCAAGTTTTATGTTAGCTCTTATGATAGGTTcaaaaatttattcaatactATTGGGAAATAGTTTTCTGGATTCAAAAAAACAATTGCAACTGGCTACATTTGTAGCAACCTTTTCGTTTTTAATGTGTTCCTTGGCCATATCGAACAAATTTTTTGATTACAGTGgccaacaaaaatattataaagtaatgacttgttacttttttttcttattgtttgAAATTTCTATTGGTATTTACTTTCCATCCATGACATATTTAAAGAGTCAAGTAATACCGGAAAAGATTAGAGTTACCATatcaaatgtaattaaaatacctagTAATGTTTTTATCTGTTTGGCACTTTTatggatatattttaaagaaccaaatgaaaacaatataacaaatatcCAAGAGGATCAAGAACCTAATGTTGAtttcattttaacaatttttgtagTATGTTTTATCGCTACActcattacatttatattttctaaaatattttctaagttcCACAGTGAAACTTATAAAGACATAATTAAACGTCATGAAATTGAAGTGTAA